In one window of Anaerotignum faecicola DNA:
- a CDS encoding ABC transporter ATP-binding protein → MGEKLLEIKNLSVEYHTDDDDVFAVNNVNLSIDKGETLGFVGETGAGKTTTCLSIMRLLPQKIGEVTSGDIFLNGESLMNKSEPEMRAIRGNEVSMIFQDPMTSLNPVYTVGEQIAEVIQLHNPKLNKADVEQRVDEMFTMVGLPCERKGEFPHQFSGGMKQRIVIAMALACEPNLILADEPTTALDVTIQAQVLEMMKDLKEKLNTAMILVTHDLGIVAQTCDHVAVMYAGEIIENGTVEDIFEGEKHHPYTVGLFGSIPDLTSKAPRLNPIDGMMPDPSNLPKGCKFNPRCPHCMEVCKEKEPSETLNGAHMIKCHLFGK, encoded by the coding sequence ATGGGAGAGAAATTACTTGAAATTAAAAATTTAAGTGTTGAATACCATACGGATGACGACGATGTATTTGCTGTTAACAATGTTAATTTAAGCATTGATAAAGGCGAAACGCTGGGATTTGTAGGCGAAACAGGCGCGGGAAAGACGACGACATGCCTTAGTATTATGCGCCTTCTCCCTCAAAAGATAGGAGAGGTTACAAGTGGGGATATTTTTCTTAACGGCGAATCATTGATGAACAAATCTGAGCCTGAAATGCGGGCCATACGAGGAAATGAAGTTTCTATGATTTTTCAAGATCCTATGACCAGTTTAAATCCTGTTTATACCGTAGGGGAGCAGATTGCGGAAGTAATACAGCTTCATAATCCTAAATTAAACAAGGCAGACGTTGAACAAAGGGTTGACGAGATGTTTACAATGGTAGGTTTGCCATGTGAAAGAAAAGGAGAATTCCCGCATCAGTTTTCAGGAGGTATGAAACAGAGGATAGTTATTGCAATGGCGCTTGCTTGCGAACCTAACCTTATACTTGCCGATGAGCCGACAACTGCCTTGGATGTTACTATACAGGCACAAGTGCTTGAAATGATGAAAGATTTAAAAGAAAAACTAAATACCGCAATGATACTTGTAACGCATGATTTAGGGATCGTTGCCCAAACATGTGACCATGTGGCGGTTATGTACGCCGGTGAAATTATTGAAAACGGGACTGTTGAGGACATATTCGAGGGAGAAAAACATCACCCTTATACAGTAGGGCTTTTTGGTTCAATACCTGATTTAACAAGCAAGGCTCCACGCCTTAATCCTATCGACGGTATGATGCCAGATCCTTCAAATTTGCCCAAGGGCTGCAAGTTTAATCCAAGGTGTCCTCACTGTATGGAGGTTTGTAAGGAAAAAGAGCCTTCCGAAACTTTAAATGGCGCCCATATGATAAAATGCCACTTATTCGGCAAGTAA
- a CDS encoding (2Fe-2S)-binding protein: MRIEKHPIIDSYNKGKKVKFFCDGKEFEGYEGEPIAAALSAAGMKIHRYTKKLGQPRGIFCAIGRCTDCVMIVNGKPNVRTCVTMLEEGMVVETQYGTGAGRNHK; encoded by the coding sequence ATGAGGATCGAAAAGCATCCAATTATTGATTCTTACAACAAAGGGAAAAAGGTAAAATTTTTTTGTGACGGCAAGGAATTTGAAGGGTATGAAGGGGAACCCATTGCCGCTGCACTAAGCGCGGCCGGAATGAAGATACATCGCTATACTAAAAAGCTTGGCCAGCCAAGGGGAATTTTCTGCGCTATAGGAAGATGTACGGACTGCGTTATGATTGTTAACGGCAAACCTAATGTAAGAACATGTGTAACAATGCTGGAGGAAGGAATGGTTGTTGAAACGCAGTATGGAACGGGCGCAGGGAGGAATCATAAATGA
- a CDS encoding ABC transporter permease, translated as MNAATGTPAMETAIHQYKKRSQIAMIWRRFKKNKLAMIGLILFAVMLCLAITAPLYIDYEADVITQTISERYQGPSVEHIFGTDQFGRDIFSRVFWGARISMFVGVVVVVISLIIGAVLGALAGFFGGPIDNIIMRFMDILLAIPGTMLAITIVAALGGGIQNLLLALSIEQIPKMTRIVRSSVLTLKTQDYIEAARAYGTTNARIIFRYILPNAIGPILVQASLTVARTIISVASMSFIGLGINPPEPEWGAMLSEAKSQLMNYPYLVMAPGIAIVLTVTSLTLVGDGLRDALDPKMKN; from the coding sequence ATGAATGCAGCAACGGGAACTCCGGCAATGGAAACCGCTATTCATCAATATAAGAAAAGAAGCCAGATAGCCATGATTTGGCGCAGGTTTAAGAAAAATAAATTAGCAATGATAGGACTGATTTTATTTGCTGTCATGTTGTGTCTGGCAATTACGGCTCCACTTTACATAGATTATGAAGCGGACGTTATCACCCAGACAATATCTGAGCGATACCAAGGTCCAAGCGTTGAACATATATTTGGCACAGATCAATTTGGGCGCGACATATTTTCACGCGTATTTTGGGGTGCAAGAATTTCTATGTTCGTAGGCGTAGTAGTAGTTGTTATTTCTTTAATTATAGGCGCTGTTTTGGGAGCTTTGGCAGGGTTTTTCGGCGGGCCCATAGATAATATAATCATGCGTTTTATGGATATACTTCTTGCGATTCCCGGAACAATGCTTGCTATTACCATAGTAGCGGCCTTAGGAGGGGGTATCCAGAACCTTCTTTTGGCGTTGAGCATAGAGCAGATACCGAAAATGACACGTATTGTACGTTCGTCGGTACTTACTCTTAAAACCCAGGATTATATTGAGGCGGCAAGAGCATATGGCACAACTAACGCCCGTATAATTTTCAGGTACATACTTCCCAATGCGATAGGGCCAATTTTAGTTCAGGCAAGTTTAACAGTTGCAAGAACTATTATTTCCGTAGCCAGCATGAGTTTTATAGGGCTTGGAATTAACCCGCCTGAGCCTGAATGGGGAGCCATGCTTTCGGAGGCTAAATCACAGCTTATGAATTACCCTTATCTGGTAATGGCTCCGGGCATTGCCATTGTTTTAACGGTTACATCGCTTACCCTTGTTGGTGACGGGCTGAGGGATGCTTTAGACCCTAAAATGAAAAACTGA
- a CDS encoding FAD-binding oxidoreductase, whose product MNNLNADVIIVGAGIVGNSAAYYLRKNGVSCIVLDEDMIGNGGSSRNGGGVRQSGRDPREFGLAAYAVKHIWPYISEELGFDIEYRQTGYLVCGYNEEHYKSISSRIETAASFGVDMEMKCGDEVKDICPYVSEHVTCAGWTPSDGVANPMRTTLAYYIRAREKGAVFITGEKAVGINKVKGHARQVITKNGNIYEGDKIIVAAGYHGRQLLETVGISVPLQKKLNEMIVTEPTEKLFDFMIGGMSGFYGQQTEHGSFVFGSPSGREYCFFEQDKPISTAVTASFICNSLGVDLPILKGLKVVRAWSGWVDINLDGVPVVGSVEEVPGLLTVIGSSGHGFGIGPAVGYCLADMACDKPSPVDISKLHFDRFDYLNKQPRYQYASGGGALIR is encoded by the coding sequence ATGAACAATTTAAATGCGGATGTTATTATAGTCGGCGCCGGAATTGTAGGAAACTCAGCGGCATATTATTTAAGAAAAAACGGCGTAAGCTGCATTGTGCTTGATGAGGATATGATAGGAAACGGTGGATCGAGCAGAAATGGAGGAGGAGTGCGTCAGTCTGGACGTGATCCCAGGGAATTCGGTTTAGCAGCGTATGCTGTAAAACATATTTGGCCATACATTTCAGAAGAATTAGGGTTTGATATAGAATACAGGCAGACAGGATATTTGGTTTGCGGATATAATGAAGAGCATTATAAAAGCATTTCATCAAGAATTGAAACAGCTGCATCTTTCGGGGTTGATATGGAGATGAAATGCGGCGATGAAGTTAAGGATATATGCCCTTATGTTTCAGAACATGTAACCTGTGCAGGATGGACGCCTTCCGACGGCGTGGCCAATCCTATGAGGACTACTTTGGCTTATTATATCAGGGCACGTGAGAAAGGCGCGGTCTTTATCACGGGAGAAAAGGCTGTTGGAATAAATAAAGTTAAAGGCCATGCACGTCAGGTGATAACCAAAAACGGCAACATATACGAGGGGGATAAGATTATTGTAGCGGCCGGATACCATGGCAGGCAGCTGCTTGAAACTGTCGGAATTTCAGTGCCACTTCAGAAAAAGCTGAATGAAATGATTGTAACCGAACCGACAGAGAAACTTTTTGACTTCATGATTGGAGGAATGTCAGGTTTTTATGGGCAGCAGACGGAGCACGGGTCCTTTGTTTTCGGAAGCCCAAGCGGAAGGGAATACTGTTTTTTTGAGCAGGATAAACCTATATCAACAGCAGTAACAGCATCTTTTATATGCAATTCTTTGGGTGTAGATTTACCTATATTAAAAGGGCTTAAAGTGGTAAGAGCATGGTCGGGATGGGTTGATATAAATCTGGACGGTGTGCCTGTTGTCGGTTCTGTTGAGGAGGTGCCTGGGCTTTTGACTGTAATCGGATCATCGGGACATGGATTCGGAATTGGGCCTGCGGTCGGATATTGTTTAGCTGATATGGCGTGTGATAAACCGTCGCCGGTTGATATATCCAAACTCCATTTTGACAGGTTTGATTATCTGAACAAACAGCCGAGATATCAATATGCTTCCGGAGGAGGGGCTTTGATAAGGTAA
- a CDS encoding GntR family transcriptional regulator, with translation MENKRGKSKKHIKEQIYEYIKNGIQNGTFLPGEKILEAPIAEYFKVSRTPVREVMSNLAKDGILDKKPYKGFFVKKFTEAERLAAFEVIADLDFLCARKAVNNLTDEDILRMKETIAKIDLAIEFNNFHDYVTNQRKFHDIYFQKSNNHILVDTIYHVINNSPDINISLDQNINNSNTAELLKKGNDGHRLILRAFLEKDMKLLEKAITEHWK, from the coding sequence ATGGAAAATAAACGCGGTAAATCAAAAAAACATATAAAAGAGCAAATTTATGAATATATAAAAAACGGTATCCAAAACGGTACATTTTTGCCTGGAGAAAAAATCCTTGAGGCTCCTATTGCCGAATATTTTAAAGTCAGCCGCACTCCTGTAAGAGAAGTAATGTCAAATTTGGCAAAAGACGGAATTTTAGATAAAAAACCATATAAAGGTTTTTTTGTAAAAAAATTTACGGAAGCTGAACGGCTTGCAGCTTTTGAGGTTATTGCCGATTTAGATTTCCTTTGTGCAAGGAAAGCCGTTAATAACCTTACGGATGAAGATATCCTTCGCATGAAAGAAACAATTGCAAAAATTGATTTGGCTATTGAATTTAATAATTTCCATGACTATGTAACAAATCAACGAAAATTCCATGATATTTATTTTCAAAAAAGCAATAACCATATACTTGTTGACACAATCTATCATGTAATAAATAATTCCCCGGATATAAATATTTCGCTGGATCAAAACATCAATAACTCAAACACAGCAGAACTTTTAAAAAAAGGCAACGACGGCCACCGTTTAATACTACGGGCCTTTCTTGAAAAAGATATGAAGCTTTTGGAAAAAGCAATAACAGAACATTGGAAATAA
- a CDS encoding (2Fe-2S)-binding protein has product MSGYIDRSKDIGPFVPRKDDNIIICRCEEITKGEIRMAVHMGLWTMNEVKRMLRPGMGLCQGQTCSKNVKNIIADELGISASFLDEATARPPVRPIEMGVFGNEVEKL; this is encoded by the coding sequence ATGTCCGGTTATATAGATCGTTCAAAGGATATAGGACCATTTGTTCCGAGGAAAGATGATAACATAATTATATGCAGGTGTGAGGAAATAACTAAAGGTGAAATACGAATGGCGGTGCATATGGGGCTTTGGACTATGAATGAAGTAAAGCGTATGTTAAGGCCGGGGATGGGTCTGTGCCAGGGGCAGACCTGTTCAAAAAATGTTAAAAATATTATTGCCGATGAACTGGGCATTTCCGCATCATTTCTGGATGAAGCCACAGCAAGGCCGCCCGTACGCCCTATTGAAATGGGCGTGTTTGGGAACGAGGTGGAGAAGCTATGA
- a CDS encoding MerR family transcriptional regulator, whose translation MEYGINQLSKLSGVSARTLRYYDEIKLLCPSRTSSSGYRFYSNNEVNLLQQILFYKERGLPLEKIRSILYDESFDMLEALYEHLNELENQERRLSKLINTVKDTIASAKGELVMCDSERFEAFKKDVVNKYENIYGLEAREKYGNDEVDASLNKVLALTREDYKRFQEIGKNVKEVLKEAVLSGEKPESEAGRKAASLHKEWLGYSWKDYTEQKHKGTVDLYIQDARFREYYDREQDGCAEFLIAAVNFWAGKL comes from the coding sequence ATGGAATACGGAATAAATCAGTTGTCTAAATTATCGGGAGTAAGCGCGCGTACTTTAAGATACTATGATGAAATAAAACTGCTTTGCCCGTCAAGAACAAGCAGCTCCGGATACAGGTTTTACAGCAATAATGAAGTTAATTTGCTTCAGCAGATACTGTTTTATAAGGAAAGGGGGCTGCCATTGGAAAAAATCCGCTCTATACTGTATGATGAAAGCTTTGATATGCTTGAGGCTCTTTATGAACATTTAAATGAACTTGAAAATCAGGAAAGAAGGCTTTCTAAATTGATTAATACAGTAAAAGATACTATAGCGTCGGCGAAAGGAGAATTAGTTATGTGCGATTCTGAAAGATTTGAAGCGTTTAAAAAGGACGTAGTAAACAAATATGAAAATATATATGGTTTGGAAGCGAGGGAGAAATACGGAAACGACGAAGTCGATGCATCTTTAAATAAAGTTTTGGCTTTGACAAGGGAAGATTATAAAAGGTTTCAGGAAATTGGGAAAAATGTTAAGGAAGTCCTGAAAGAGGCTGTATTATCAGGTGAAAAACCTGAGAGTGAAGCGGGACGAAAAGCAGCCTCTCTGCACAAAGAGTGGCTGGGATATTCATGGAAAGATTATACGGAACAAAAACATAAAGGCACAGTTGATTTATATATACAGGATGCAAGATTTAGAGAATACTATGATAGGGAACAGGATGGATGCGCGGAGTTTCTTATTGCCGCAGTAAATTTCTGGGCGGGGAAGTTGTAG
- a CDS encoding FAD-dependent oxidoreductase: protein MRRYDLIVVGAGPAGLSAAIEAAEHGMSVGIFDENSRPGGQLFKQIHKFFGSKEHKAKMRGFNIGYRLLDDADRLGVDVHLNSVVMGIYNPLRITVSEEGGISSFSADNIILATGASENAAPFEGWTLPGVIGAGAAQTMMNLHGVMPGKRILMVGSGNVGLVVSFQLLQAGCMVEAVIDSASRIGGYGVHAAKVARTGVPFLLSHTIVKAEGSGKVEKVTIAQVDSRFKVVKGTEKELEVDTVCLAVGLSPMSQLARMAGCDINNATLAPKCDIYGHTSVSGLFAAGDVSGIEEASSAMIEGRIAALSAAKRSGFISVGEFEKRYEYQQKSLMKLRKGMFCRENKGRTDLTSTDEGYPLSISLMKKGYISEDEIKLYPGAAESSEAGVHPVIECTQNIPCNPCQDACKFGYISVGDDITRIPSVKENCNCINCGMCVAACPGQAIFLIDNDAEPGFAYITIPYEFIPLPATGERGVALDRSGKTVCQAEVVLVRTGKAFDHTALLTIKVPSDMSGRARFYKGNGGEG, encoded by the coding sequence ATGAGAAGATATGATCTGATTGTTGTCGGCGCCGGGCCGGCTGGCCTGTCGGCAGCTATAGAAGCCGCCGAGCACGGCATGTCAGTCGGTATATTTGATGAGAACTCAAGGCCAGGGGGCCAGTTGTTTAAACAAATACACAAATTTTTCGGTTCGAAAGAGCATAAAGCCAAGATGAGGGGATTTAATATAGGATACCGGCTTTTGGATGATGCAGACCGCTTAGGAGTTGACGTACATTTAAATTCAGTTGTAATGGGAATTTATAACCCTTTGCGAATTACTGTATCCGAAGAAGGTGGGATAAGCAGCTTTTCGGCAGACAATATAATTTTGGCGACAGGTGCGTCGGAGAATGCAGCGCCGTTTGAAGGATGGACTTTACCGGGCGTTATAGGAGCCGGCGCTGCGCAAACAATGATGAACCTTCATGGAGTGATGCCCGGCAAAAGAATACTTATGGTAGGTTCGGGAAACGTAGGGTTAGTAGTAAGTTTCCAGTTGCTTCAGGCCGGATGCATGGTTGAAGCGGTAATCGATTCGGCTTCAAGAATAGGCGGTTATGGCGTCCATGCCGCAAAGGTAGCAAGAACAGGAGTGCCGTTCTTGCTTTCCCATACTATTGTTAAAGCCGAAGGAAGCGGTAAGGTTGAGAAAGTTACTATAGCGCAGGTAGACAGTAGGTTTAAAGTTGTGAAAGGTACGGAAAAGGAACTTGAAGTGGACACCGTATGCCTTGCTGTAGGGCTTTCGCCTATGAGCCAGCTTGCAAGGATGGCCGGATGCGACATTAACAATGCCACTCTTGCGCCGAAATGTGATATTTACGGTCATACATCGGTTTCCGGCCTTTTTGCGGCCGGAGATGTATCGGGCATTGAAGAAGCCAGTTCAGCCATGATAGAGGGGCGTATAGCAGCGCTTTCAGCGGCTAAAAGAAGCGGATTTATTTCTGTCGGAGAATTTGAGAAACGTTATGAATACCAGCAAAAATCCTTGATGAAATTAAGGAAGGGCATGTTTTGCCGTGAAAACAAAGGCAGGACGGATTTAACCAGCACAGACGAGGGATATCCGCTGTCAATCAGTTTAATGAAGAAAGGATATATTTCTGAGGATGAAATAAAGTTATATCCGGGAGCAGCTGAAAGCAGTGAAGCGGGCGTACATCCCGTAATTGAGTGTACACAGAATATACCTTGCAACCCATGTCAGGATGCGTGCAAATTTGGATATATAAGCGTTGGGGATGACATAACAAGAATACCGTCAGTTAAGGAGAATTGTAATTGCATAAATTGCGGTATGTGCGTTGCTGCCTGCCCGGGCCAAGCCATTTTTCTTATAGATAATGATGCTGAACCGGGATTTGCCTATATTACTATACCTTATGAGTTTATTCCGCTTCCGGCGACAGGCGAGAGAGGCGTTGCGCTTGACAGAAGCGGCAAGACTGTTTGCCAGGCTGAGGTTGTTCTTGTAAGAACGGGTAAGGCGTTTGATCATACTGCGCTTTTGACAATAAAAGTGCCTTCTGATATGTCCGGCCGTGCCCGATTTTATAAAGGAAACGGGGGTGAAGGATGA
- a CDS encoding ATP-binding cassette domain-containing protein, translating to MEMPLIETKGLKKYFKTRRGLLHAVDDVNFKIFKGQTLGVVGESGCGKSTLGRVMIRLLDATEGEVLFNGDNIMRYDKKQVDEMRKDLQIIFQDPYASLNPRMSVSEIIAEPLKVCKMVTGKKELEERVFDLMKQVGLAERLVNAFPHELDGGRRQRIGVARALALEPKFIVCDEPVSALDVSIQAQVLNLLMDLQEKLGLTYMFITHDLSVVKHISTEIAVMYLGQCVEKAPADELFDNPVHPYTKALLSAIPVPNLKYRNMHNVLTGEVTSPINPKPGCRFAARCPKARPECIGTNLGLKEISPNHFVSCIEFS from the coding sequence ATGGAAATGCCATTAATCGAAACAAAGGGGCTGAAAAAATATTTTAAAACAAGACGCGGCCTGCTGCATGCAGTTGATGATGTAAACTTTAAAATATTTAAAGGGCAGACTTTGGGAGTCGTAGGAGAATCCGGATGTGGAAAATCTACATTGGGACGCGTTATGATACGTTTATTGGACGCTACTGAAGGCGAGGTGCTTTTTAATGGCGACAACATAATGCGCTATGATAAAAAGCAGGTAGATGAGATGCGCAAGGATTTGCAGATAATATTCCAAGATCCATATGCTTCTTTAAACCCTCGTATGTCGGTCAGCGAAATTATAGCGGAACCTTTGAAAGTATGTAAAATGGTTACGGGAAAAAAAGAACTTGAGGAACGTGTATTTGATTTAATGAAACAGGTTGGATTGGCAGAACGTCTTGTTAATGCTTTCCCTCATGAACTTGACGGCGGACGCCGCCAAAGGATTGGTGTGGCGCGTGCGCTGGCTCTGGAGCCTAAGTTTATTGTATGCGACGAGCCTGTTTCGGCGCTTGATGTTTCCATTCAGGCTCAGGTGCTTAACCTTCTTATGGATCTTCAGGAAAAACTCGGCCTTACATATATGTTTATAACACATGATCTCAGCGTGGTAAAGCATATAAGCACGGAAATAGCCGTTATGTATCTCGGACAGTGTGTGGAAAAAGCGCCTGCGGATGAACTTTTCGATAATCCGGTGCATCCATATACAAAAGCATTGTTGAGCGCCATACCTGTACCGAATTTAAAATACAGGAATATGCATAATGTCCTTACGGGCGAAGTGACAAGTCCGATTAACCCCAAACCCGGCTGTCGGTTCGCCGCAAGGTGCCCTAAGGCAAGGCCAGAATGTATTGGAACGAATTTAGGGCTGAAAGAAATAAGCCCAAACCATTTTGTATCTTGTATTGAATTTTCTTAA
- a CDS encoding TetR/AcrR family transcriptional regulator has protein sequence MPKVAYSEAEREHIRTELITVGLELMAKQGIQHTTVEQIYKKIGISRTFFYSFFPTKEDLVVETLYLQQPKIIKYAEKLMSDPELSWREAVKRFLESCCYGEKNSIAVLTIEEQQLIFKRLSKESYRIFREKQTALFGKILESFGIRADKASISLFTNLSLTAIIICRAIPDTLPLFVPEAAEETVEFQINAIVDALETLREHKPRID, from the coding sequence ATGCCGAAGGTAGCCTATTCTGAGGCCGAGCGGGAACATATCAGGACTGAGCTTATAACTGTTGGACTTGAGCTTATGGCAAAACAGGGAATACAACATACAACTGTTGAACAGATATATAAGAAAATTGGGATTTCAAGGACGTTTTTTTACTCCTTTTTTCCTACAAAAGAAGATTTGGTTGTCGAAACATTGTATCTTCAGCAGCCGAAAATTATTAAATATGCTGAAAAACTTATGTCTGATCCTGAGTTGAGTTGGCGCGAAGCCGTAAAACGTTTTCTTGAGTCTTGCTGTTACGGCGAAAAGAACAGCATTGCCGTTTTAACGATTGAAGAACAACAACTTATCTTTAAGCGTTTATCAAAAGAAAGTTATAGAATATTCCGTGAAAAACAAACTGCTCTTTTCGGTAAAATATTAGAGAGCTTTGGCATTAGAGCAGACAAGGCAAGTATTAGTTTGTTTACTAATTTAAGTCTTACAGCGATTATTATATGCAGGGCAATCCCGGACACACTGCCTTTATTTGTTCCTGAGGCTGCCGAAGAAACGGTTGAATTTCAGATTAATGCGATTGTAGATGCTTTAGAAACGTTGAGGGAGCATAAACCACGTATTGACTGA
- a CDS encoding YfcC family protein encodes METKKRKIKMPSTYGTLAIFIILVAILSWIIPGGAYDYIDLQPVAGSYHLAQSDPQSLFDIIQAPINGFFDSVDIILYTLVIGGFMAVVSKTGAIDAGIGKILEKLNGKEQLMIPILMCMFAVGGATFGMEEETLPFFPIVIPIFLAAGYDTITAIAVIKLGAALGTMGSLANPFSVAIACKFADISMGDGILIRFLILFTGIPIGLFFVMRYAAMVKKDPTKSIVYDLSEEMKQKFLGNVREGNKLPEFTKQRKVILIMFALTFVIMLWGIIPFEDLGITFIPTLGWWFGELASLFLGASIIMAIYMKYSEEEFTDTFMDGARGLLEVAIVIGVARGITVVMNNAMITDTILHAGEMLLSNVSSAVYSTASYLFYFIMSFVIPSSSGLATLSMGIMAPLADFAGVSRHIIVIGFSAANAVVGFLAPTCGLLMGVLAMCKIPLSKWIKYVWKLVAAIMIVTIIILCAATIIGI; translated from the coding sequence ATGGAAACGAAAAAAAGAAAAATTAAGATGCCTTCTACATATGGGACGCTGGCTATTTTTATTATTTTAGTGGCGATATTGTCATGGATAATACCGGGAGGCGCTTATGATTATATCGATTTGCAGCCGGTTGCGGGAAGCTACCATTTGGCTCAGTCAGATCCTCAGAGCTTGTTTGACATTATACAGGCTCCTATAAACGGATTTTTTGACTCTGTAGATATTATCCTTTATACATTGGTGATAGGCGGATTTATGGCTGTCGTTTCAAAGACCGGAGCGATTGACGCCGGAATAGGGAAAATACTTGAAAAATTAAATGGAAAAGAACAGCTGATGATACCTATTTTGATGTGCATGTTTGCTGTTGGAGGGGCCACGTTCGGAATGGAAGAAGAAACTCTCCCGTTTTTCCCGATTGTTATTCCGATTTTTCTGGCGGCAGGATATGATACTATAACTGCCATAGCGGTTATAAAGCTAGGAGCGGCGTTGGGAACAATGGGTTCTTTGGCAAATCCGTTTTCTGTTGCCATTGCCTGCAAGTTTGCGGATATTTCCATGGGTGACGGTATTTTAATACGTTTTTTAATATTATTTACAGGGATACCGATAGGGCTGTTTTTTGTAATGCGTTATGCCGCTATGGTGAAAAAAGATCCAACGAAATCAATTGTATACGATTTGTCGGAGGAAATGAAACAGAAGTTTCTCGGAAATGTTAGGGAAGGAAATAAGCTTCCTGAATTTACAAAACAAAGAAAAGTAATACTTATTATGTTTGCCTTAACTTTCGTTATAATGCTTTGGGGGATTATACCGTTTGAGGATTTGGGAATTACATTTATTCCGACCCTTGGCTGGTGGTTTGGTGAACTTGCAAGCCTTTTTTTGGGGGCCAGTATAATTATGGCGATTTATATGAAGTACAGCGAAGAGGAGTTTACAGATACGTTTATGGACGGTGCGAGAGGGCTTCTTGAAGTTGCTATTGTGATTGGCGTTGCAAGAGGAATTACAGTTGTCATGAACAATGCCATGATTACGGACACAATACTCCATGCCGGTGAAATGCTTTTGTCAAATGTTTCTTCCGCCGTATATTCAACTGCATCTTACTTATTTTATTTTATTATGAGTTTTGTAATACCATCCAGTTCGGGACTTGCTACACTCTCTATGGGCATTATGGCTCCGCTTGCCGATTTTGCGGGAGTTTCAAGGCATATAATTGTAATCGGATTTTCAGCGGCCAATGCGGTTGTCGGTTTTCTTGCCCCAACATGCGGACTGCTTATGGGCGTACTTGCAATGTGCAAAATACCGCTTTCAAAATGGATAAAATATGTTTGGAAACTGGTGGCCGCTATAATGATTGTAACTATTATTATTTTGTGCGCTGCAACCATAATTGGGATTTAG
- a CDS encoding ABC transporter permease: MHRYIIKRLLMLIPVMLGISFILYSIMTLTPGDPAQLMLGPGATEEAIEMKRAELGTDKGFWEGYVDWLSGALTGDFGESYRSKEPVFNEVFARFPNTLKLASSAILLSVIFGIGLGIFQAVRQYSMSDNIISAGTLLLTSMPDFWIGLILIIVFSVKIKLFPASGASHWYNFVLPAITASINYTANTIRMTRSSMLEVIRSDYIRTARAKGAPEKTVVFKHALKNALLPVVTLIGINLGWQLGGTIIVEQIFAIPGIGTLMIGAVRAKDTPLLMASVLFVALLSAIINLVTDILYAYIDPRIKAEYSK; encoded by the coding sequence ATGCATAGATATATCATTAAACGATTATTGATGCTGATACCTGTTATGCTTGGAATTTCATTTATACTTTATTCCATTATGACGTTAACCCCGGGGGATCCCGCACAGTTAATGCTCGGCCCGGGAGCAACGGAAGAAGCCATAGAAATGAAAAGGGCAGAACTTGGCACTGATAAGGGTTTCTGGGAAGGATATGTAGATTGGTTAAGCGGTGCGCTTACGGGTGATTTTGGTGAAAGCTACCGTTCCAAAGAGCCTGTTTTTAATGAAGTTTTTGCAAGATTTCCTAATACTCTCAAACTTGCTTCATCTGCTATTTTACTTTCTGTTATATTTGGAATTGGGCTTGGGATTTTCCAAGCGGTCCGGCAATATTCAATGTCTGATAATATTATATCGGCAGGAACGCTGCTGTTAACTTCCATGCCTGATTTCTGGATAGGACTTATTTTAATTATTGTATTTTCTGTAAAGATAAAATTGTTCCCCGCTTCCGGTGCGAGTCATTGGTATAATTTTGTTTTGCCGGCTATAACGGCATCCATAAACTATACTGCCAATACTATACGTATGACGCGTTCTTCTATGCTTGAAGTAATAAGGAGCGATTATATACGTACAGCAAGGGCGAAAGGCGCGCCTGAAAAAACAGTTGTGTTTAAACATGCATTAAAAAATGCCCTCCTTCCTGTTGTTACCCTTATTGGTATTAACCTTGGGTGGCAGCTTGGGGGAACAATTATAGTGGAGCAGATTTTTGCAATACCGGGAATAGGAACTTTGATGATTGGTGCAGTTCGTGCAAAAGACACGCCTTTGCTTATGGCGTCGGTATTGTTTGTAGCTTTGCTTTCGGCAATTATTAATCTTGTGACAGATATATTGTATGCTTATATTGACCCAAGGATTAAGGCTGAGTACAGTAAATAA